The Kiritimatiellia bacterium DNA segment CAAAAGGCCGGCATCAAAGACCTGAAATATCTTATCTCGGTCCTTGACCGCGAAAACAAAATCCAGCACACGGTGGCGGACGTTTCCATGTTCGTTGACCTGCCCCACCGTTTCAAGGGCACGCACATGTCGCGCTTCGTGGAAATACTGAACGAGTCGCGCGGCAATATTTCCCTGCGCAACATCAGCTCCATTCTGCACACCATGAGCCGGCGGTTTGATTCAAGGACGGCCAACCTTGAAATCCGTTTTCCGTATTTCATTGAAAAATCAGCGCCGGTTTCCGGCGCGAAGTCATTGATGAATTACCAATGCGCCTTTCTGGCCAAATTCTGCCGCCGGCCGGCCGGGCAGAAATTTGACCTGGTTGTTGAAGTAAAAACGCCCGTTTCAACCCTCTGCCCTTGCTCCAAGGCCATCAGCGCGCTTAACGCCCATAACCAGCGCGCCATTCTGACGATCCAGATCCGCAGTCATGAGCTGGTGTGGATTGAAGAGCTGATTGAAATCGCGGAAGCCGAGGCCAGCGCCGGACTTTACTCGCTCCTGAAACGCGTTGATGAAAAATACATCACCGAGCGGGCATACCGGCGGCCGCGGTTTGCCGAGGATATTGCCCGGGCCGTCGCCCGCAAACTGTGCCGGGACAAACGCATTGCCTGGTTCAAAATTGAAAGCGAAAGCATGGAAAGCATTCACAATCACAACGCCTACGCCATGGTTACCAGCGACTTTATAAACGCGGAACGCGTTTAAAACCCGGCCGCGCGCAGCGCGCGGCCGGCCTGGAAAACGGGATATTTAAGCCGCCAAAGGCGGCAACTGTGTTTGACCGCGGTAGGAGCCGCATCCCCATGCGGCGATTCCAAACACCAGATGCATCGCCGAACAGGGGTTCGGCTCCTACCCCCGATTTTGCGCTCTTCTTTTGCGGCAAGTTGGAATCGCGGGCCTGGACCTAAATTATTTGACAATCCGGGAAATAAGTCTACAATTCAAATATTTTGGCGATGTAGCTCAGCTGGTAGAGCGGAGGACTCATAAGCCTTAGGTCCGGGGTTCGACTCCCCGCGTCGCCACCATTTTTAACACATAGAAAGGAATATTATTATGCTTGATGAAAAAAACGCGGGGCAGCCCCCGACGAAGCCGCACACGACCAACATGCACCCCATTATCAACATGCTCATCCAACTGCAGGAACTTATCCTCATCAGGTCGGAACAGGAAGCCGTCATGTCTTCCGGACGGCTCTCGCAGCTTGATTCGGCCATTCAAGCGCTGCGCGCGAATCTGCCCCCGGAAACCGGGCAATTATTCCAGCGGATAGAAAAAAAAGATTTGCTGGTCATCGTTCCCATTTCCCATAATGTCTGCACGGGCTGCGGCCTGGTGCTGCCGGTCAGCCTGGTACAGATTGTGCGATCCGGAGAAAAACTGCAGCAATGCCCCAACTGCGCCAGAATTCTTTACTACCAGAATTTCCTTCCGCGCCGGGTCAGCAAGAAAATGGGAGGGCGTTTCGCGCCGCGCCGTTCGGGCATCGCGCGTTTTTCCTCCACCGAACTGATGATTCCGTCATTAAGGGCGACCGAACGCGACAACGTGATCGCCGAACTGGCCGGGCGGATGGTTGAAGAGGGCTTTGTGGATAACGGCGCGAAACTGCTGGACGAAGCCTTAAAGCGCGAAGCCATCATGCACACGGCCATTGAATATGGAATATCCTTCCCGCACGTGCGCGGCGTTGAAGGCGGCGGGCTCACCCTGGCGCT contains these protein-coding regions:
- a CDS encoding PTS sugar transporter subunit IIA, whose protein sequence is MLDEKNAGQPPTKPHTTNMHPIINMLIQLQELILIRSEQEAVMSSGRLSQLDSAIQALRANLPPETGQLFQRIEKKDLLVIVPISHNVCTGCGLVLPVSLVQIVRSGEKLQQCPNCARILYYQNFLPRRVSKKMGGRFAPRRSGIARFSSTELMIPSLRATERDNVIAELAGRMVEEGFVDNGAKLLDEALKREAIMHTAIEYGISFPHVRGVEGGGLTLALGISRKGIKFDPASRTLSHIIFFIVIPTAASVFYLRLLAGLTQSFLKKEARENLMNSQTPKELWDCLLRTTRSAIK
- the folE2 gene encoding GTP cyclohydrolase FolE2; this translates as QKAGIKDLKYLISVLDRENKIQHTVADVSMFVDLPHRFKGTHMSRFVEILNESRGNISLRNISSILHTMSRRFDSRTANLEIRFPYFIEKSAPVSGAKSLMNYQCAFLAKFCRRPAGQKFDLVVEVKTPVSTLCPCSKAISALNAHNQRAILTIQIRSHELVWIEELIEIAEAEASAGLYSLLKRVDEKYITERAYRRPRFAEDIARAVARKLCRDKRIAWFKIESESMESIHNHNAYAMVTSDFINAERV